DNA from Eulemur rufifrons isolate Redbay chromosome 4, OSU_ERuf_1, whole genome shotgun sequence:
ccccttcttcaACCCCCGTCGCCCCCTCGGCGAAGGGGAACAGAAAAGGGGAGCGGTAGACTTGAAATGGATTCCAGATAAAGTCTTAAAACCTGCAACTTGTTTTTAATGCTAACACTGCATGGTCCGGATTAGTCTTAAACGTTCATCCCCCTTTCCTGGTGGCGAAGAAAAAGTTCCCTCAATCAGCCTGAGCCTGTGGCTCGTCCTCATTGCCTCTGGGGAAACCTTAAGGTCAGTGTCCCCTTGAAACTAGATAAACTGACCCCGCCGTGCCCAGACCGGCCCCGCGGGCGCCCCGCGTGACGGCGCCCGGGCAGCAGGACTGGCCTGGGGACGCGCGGGGCGGCGTGGTTGCCCTTTTGAATGCCTCCTGCGGCTCGGAGCGCTGGCGGGCGCTGGAGTGTGAGTGAATGTAGCCCCGCGGAGCCAATGAGCTGGGACCGGATGCGATATATCCTCTGGGACAACAACTGCTCTGTTCCGCCTCGGATCCACATGACGCCATTTACTGCTGCCGCGGCCGCCGCAGAGCTCCCTGCCTCCTCCGGAAAGGCGAGGGCGCAGGCCAACGGCGAGCCCCCCCCGGCCGGGCCCcagaccctcctcctcctcctcttcctcctcctcctcctccgcacCCACCGCCCCCGCCTCGGCCTGGCTGCCGCGCCTCCACAACGCCCAGTCTGCACCGCCGAGAGCTGCGCGCCGCAGCGCTAGCGGAGGAGAGGGGCCGGCGGAGCGCGCAGCGCCCAggcccccgcgcccgcccggcccggcccggcccgcgccCCCGCGCCGCCTCCGCTGCGACGCGGCCGCGGCCGCACCACTTGGCGATTTGGCTTTAGATTCTCTGTAAGGccgttttcttttctcattcgcTCATCTGCCAGGAAAAAGGACTTGCAGTTGGTGCTCCGGCCTCTCGTTCattgagaaaaaaagaggaaatactcCGCGTGTGCTCTTAGAAGGGGGGTCGCCTCCAGCCCTGAACTCCGGAGTGTTCATCGGCGGAGGATTTGGCTCCGAATTTTCCTCTCGTTTTTTTCCTCCCGCCGATTGCTCGGAAGTTGGACAGAGACAGACtttggaaagaaggagaaaaaagtttGCATCGGGGCTGGATTTATTTGCACATCGCAGAAGAGAATCCAAGGGAGAGGGGTTGCTGCAAAGCCGCGATCACGGTGAGGCGCGTTTGGCTCTTCCCTTCCTGGCGCCGTGGCCGGCGCGTTGTGGGCAACATGGAGTAGGTGCGACCGTACCGGGAGTGGGGGTCCGTCTCTCCCCGAGCCTCCCTTTCTCTAACCCTGCAGGTTCCCCAGGAAGATCCGAGGAGCTGCCCGCGGATCTGACTCGCCCGGGGCTCGGGCTCGGCCTTCCTTGGAAGGGGCTCCTGTGTGCGCCCTTTGCAATGTCCCCGGCTGGCGACCCCGTGCGCCCGCGTCCTAGCGGGTAGGGGCGGAGGACAACTCGCCTCGAATCGGCTCCCGGCCCTGCATTGGCCGCGAAATGCGCGCTGAGAgcgggaggagaaggaaaaacactTTGTGTTTTCCAGGTCGCCGTTGCAGGCGCCCGCATTTCTAACCTGTTCCTCCTTTCGGTGGAAGGCAAAGTCCCGGACGAGGCTCTCCCGAGGTGGGGTCGCCGGTGGGGCTGGGGTGTACGGCTTGCCGGCCTCACGGGGGGCAGGAGACCCCAAGGGTGTAAAAAGCGGCAGGGTGCCGGGTGGAGAGAGGACCCCCGCCTCTGCCCGGTGAGCAGAGTCTAGCCCGGTGCGGGTGGGAGCGTCGCCCTGCCTGGAGCCGGGTCTCTGTGGTTCGGAAGTGCAGCTTTCTCTTTTCCGTTCTGCGTGGTCAGCCTAGGtcacactttttttatttttggaagcttAGGCTGACCCAGCGCAGGAAGAAAGTCATCAAGTGGTCACGATCATTTTCCATTACCTGCAAATAGATGGCAAAAGACGCTagttttttaattatcttttttgttgttgctgctgttttttttttttttttagagtcttgTGCGGTTTTTACAAAGCGGTTTCTGTGTCGGTTTGCCCCACCCTAGTGCTGAAGTCCTTTCCCCCTAATCCTTAGTCTGATCACACACTGTTCTTAATGGGGtttcaaagcactttcaaagGGGAGGGGGAAGCTGGGAGAGCGCAGAGGggcgggggggccgggggggtgCGAAGGAGGAGGCCAGAGATCAGAAGAAATCActttagaaaaatactttttttttttctcccaaagatATTACTTTCCACTGCAAGCAAATCTGCGCCGAAAGTTTCCAGTCCAGGGATCTGGATCCTGCACGCCCGGCGTGTGCACTGGGACCctggaaaatgtcttttctttaaaatgcaatttttctttcactttaagaAATATGATATCTTTTTTCTCTCGACCCAAAAGGAGATAGGCGTGTGCAGATTACAGGCAGTGCCCGCCTCGTCAGTGCATCGTGGAGTCGCTGTGTGCGCGTGGGTTAGACCTGCGTGTCCCGGCTGCGTGTCTAAGGCTGGGCTGGCTTTCTTGCGGCGTCGGGGTAGGAAACGTGTGCCCGGTGTCCGAGGGCCTCTGCAGGAACGCCGTGCGGTGGGCTGCGTGACCTCTGCCTGGGAGTGGAGTGGCTCCTTGGGGCTGGAAGGCAGTTCTCATgagttgggggagagggaggcaggggaagtGTGCTCCTGCGTTTCATGACACGTCCCTTTCGGAGGCGCCCGCGGCCCCCGCCTGTCTTGTGCGTCTGGTCGTAAGCAGGGGGGCCAGCTTGGCCCCTGGACAGCGTCAGTCCTCCTGAAGAAAAGTCCCCCGGGGTTCCGGCTGTGTCCCACCTGCTGGGGACGGTGTTGGGGCGCCGATAGAGGCGATCAACCGAGTGAAAGCTAAGAGCAGAGTTGTCTGCCATTCTGTTGGAGGTGAGCAGATCCGGTTTCCAGCTCAGCCTTGTTCGGAATTGGGAGGCGTTTGTCACCTGCCTTGTTCGCTCTGGCCCTCTTTTCTAAAACGCAGAGATTGGATAAAGGTCTACTTTTGcctgtattactttttattttcatgtaggCTTGGGAAAGGAGATGATAGTTTTGCAATTTAAGAGGGACTGCAGTTCTGCAGTTTAAGGAGTCTTTTGACAGAATGGTAGGTTTGAAATGTGAcgcttgaatttttaaaacactgttccTGTTATTACCAGTTGGTTTATGTTgtcaatttattttctgaaactaGAAAAGAAGTTAAGGTTTTAAcatactttatttctaaaatagagaGAGCAGCCTTTTAGCTACAGAATCTAAGGTGTTCTAGGGGGGATCAGGTTGATCCTCAGGTGTTGAAAATAAGTTCCTGTCTTTTGTTGCTTGTTGTGTAAGTTTGTTTTAATGTGTTTCTCACACCTGAAAGTATTtgaattgatttgtttttaattctatgatTTTGTGCTACTAtatggttaattttaaaaatggcatgaTAAGTGTTCTTGGGGGATAATTTGCTTTTGCATGTCATATTTATCCTATGGATTTGAAAAAGTTACAGAATACTAGATAAATCATAGTTCAAGTGTTTGATGTAGAAGCAAAAAGTAAGAGCCAAGAAAGAATTTTCTAGATTGCATTTATTGATGCCTACGGCAAAAAGGACCATGACACATTTAAACCTACTGCAAATTTTGAATGTTGGTAGCAATGTTATATTCCAACATTATTTTCTTGCAATTTTTACATTGAACCTGAGCCTTccaaattgtatttatttgaataaGGAATTGTTACTTAAGTGATTCAAACAAAGATCAGCTTTGTGTTGCTGTGCATCATGAGATTACAGAACTGACAGTACCCAgccataatttttactttttagtacaTCACTGATCATATGGCTATTCTAATACTTTCCCACTGCCACTGCATTTCAAATCCTGTTTCTCTGGGGGAAGTGGGAAGTTAAGAGTCAACCCAGGTGGGTGGAGAGTGGGAAATATCTTAAGAATGTCAACAGTTCTCTTTCCTCTTGATTTCCACAGGAGTTCAGATGTGTTCTAAGCCTACTGGAGTGACCACACTTTCAAGACCTGATGGAGGCCAGAGCTCAGAGTGGCAACGGGTCGCAGCCCTTGCTGCAGGCGCCCCGTGACACTGGCAGGCAGCGTGGAGAGCCCGACCTCAGAGACACCCTCACCCAGCAGGTACATGTGTTGTCTCTGGATCAGATCAGAGCCATCCGAAACACCAATGAGTACACAGAGGGGCCTACTGTGGTCCCAAGACCTGGGCTCAAGCCTGCTCCTCGCCCCTCCACTCAGCACAAACATGAGAGACTCCATGGTCTGCCTGAGCACCGACAGCCTCCCAGGCTCCAGCACTCACAGGTCCATTCCTCTGCGAGAGCCCCTCTGTCCAGGTCCATCAGCACGGTCAGCTCAGGGTCACGGAGCAGTACGAGGACAAGTACCAGCAGCAGCTCCTCTGAACAGAGACTGTTAGGACCATCCTTCTCGGGGCCTGTTGGTGACGGAATAATCCGGGTGCAGCCCAAATCTGAGCTCAAGCCAGGTGAGCTTAAGCCCCTGAGCAAGGAAGATTTGGGCCTGCACGCCTACAGGTGTGAGGACTGTGGCAAGTGCAAATGTAAGGAGTGCACCTATCCGAGGCCTCTGCCATCAGACTGGATCTGCGACAAGCAGTGCCTTTGCTCGGCCCAGAACGTGATTGACTATGGGACTTGTGTGTGCTGTGTGAAAGGTCTCTTCTATCACTGTTCTAATGATGATGAGGACAACTGTGCTGACAACCCATGTTCTTGCAGCCAGTCTCACTGTTGTACACGATGGTCGGCCATGGGTGTCATGTCCCTCTTTTTGCCTTGTTTATGGTGTTACCTTCCAGCCAAGGGTTGCCTTAAATTGTGCCAGGGGTGTTACGACCGGGTTAACAGGCCTGGATGCCGTTGTAAAAATTCAAACACAGTTTGCTGCAAAGTTCCCACTGTCCCCCCCAGGAACTTTGAAAAACCAACATAGCATCATTAATCAGGAATATTACAgtaataagaatattttttaacccACATATGCAACCGACTAAAACAGTTATAATCTTGGCACTGTTAATAGAGGGTTGGGATAGTCTTTGCTGTTTGCAGTGAAATGCTTTTTGTCCATGTGCCATTTTAACTGATATGCTTGTTAGAACTCAGCTAATGGAGCTCAAAGAATGAGATACAGAACTTGGCGACCCACGTATTGCATAAGCTAAAGCAACACAGACACTCCTAGGCAAAGTTTTTGTTTGTGAATAGTACTTGCAAAATTTGTAAATTAGCAGATgactttttttcattgttttctccaGAGATAATGtgctatatttttgtatatacaaTAATATTTGCAACTGTGAAAAACAAGTTGTGCCATACTACATGGCACAGTCACAAAATATTATACTAATATGTTGTACATTCGGAAGAATGTGAATCAATCAGTATGTTTTTAGATTGTATTTTGCCTTACAGAAAGCCTTTATTGTAAGACTCTGATTTCCCTTTGGACTTCATGTATATTGTACAGTTACAGTAAAATTCaacctttattttctaattttttcaacaTATTGTTTAGtgtaaagaatatttatttgaagttttattattttataaaaaaagaatatttattttaagaggcATCTTACAAATTTTGCCCCTTCTATGAGGATGTGATAGTTGCTGCAAATGAGGGAGGGGTTACAGATGCATATGttcaatataaaatagaaaatatattaacgTTTGAAATTAAACTGAGctgttctgtcttctttcaccTTCTGTTTCAAGTGCAAGAAACATTTTATGTTAAggttaacattttaatgaaatagttAATCACTTCTCTATAAGattgtttttactttatgattGCTGCTTTATAGTAAGCTGGATTTGATGATTTTCAGAGATAATTCTAGTAATCTGTATTTATTATATGAGAGCTTATTTTGTCTATATCATTGTTACTGTTCTTCCCTTTGTTTTTGCACATTTGCTGACTTGCCTTTattttgcagggtttttttttttatcttaaaactgATTTATTCAAGAGACTTgcctaaaatattaacaattagactttttatttatatacaatattaaGAATGAATGCCATGAGGATAATTCAAAACTAGAAGAATGGGTTTaatttaacaaagatttattgaatgTCATGTGTGTGTCAGGCATGCAATACATACAGATCAATTCTTACAATTTAGCCAAAAATGTACTCTTAACTTAGCTGACCATGGAGGTGTTTTTTCCAGTCTGTTGGTTTTAGACTCTGAAACTTCACCATCATACCAAATTCCTTATACTAGAAAAGCCATGAAAAATAGAACTGGATTCAGGTATCTGGTATCATCAAATTTCACCCTGTATTGACCTTATAATTCAAGCTCTAGAAGGCCATCTTAGGGCCCTGACTTATTTAATCAAATTATCcagaaaattgttaaattttgcTTTGGGAAAACAATGCAACATGGCAAAAAGTTAGTGTGTGTGGAGTTGTCTTTTGAGAGCAGAGACACAGCAAGCTGCTATGAGCCCATCTTGATAAATATTAGGTTTTCTTAAGTCACTTGATTAGTCACTTTGTggctgatgatttttttttcccaaaaggacAACGTTTTGCTGCCAAGAGCTACCGGAAGTCTAGGAAATAATTTACCTGTCATTATTGTTTAATCTCTCGTTTCCTGTTCTGAGGCTCCTCTTAAGTTAAGAAGTCTTAGTACAAGttgtcttctgttttgttttgtttttttttttttaaactggcttTCAAGGAACTATATATATACAGCCTCCCACATTTGACATTGCACTAAGGACCTTCATTTCCTTCTGAACTCTCTCCAAGAAACATAAgattaaattaatttagaaattatttactcTTAAGTTGCAACTTTAGGATGCTAAATGTTTTGATTCTAATACTCTTAACATTTCACCCTGGTGGTCTAAGGAGGAATTAGAATGTTGGAAAATAGGGCCAGGTTTCTCACTTGCATAATTTTCAAGGTTTGTAAAGCACAAAAATTTTGACTAGCTTTATTCATCAAAAATTGCCACATGCATTGATAGAGcttttttgatataaaaattgtgagagttaaatgtttcttttcatcacataagcagttttcaaagtgttttatagACATATTGCATCAGATGCCATTGAGTGTTTATTGAGAAAGTAGATTGTAGATTCAGAACCCTAAGTTAGAATCGCTGGTGTGGcctaggaatttgcatttttaatcatTCTACAAGTGATGATAAGGCAGTATGAGAACTGCTGGCCTAGGAATGGCTTtctgatttaacttttaaaaaaatggactcAAAGCGTAAGTCACTGGTTTGACTATATAGGGATAGCCAACTAACTTAGAAGAGGATTTGGTGTAAGTTCtgatgaaaataatttgtgtaaagataaataagaaaatgattccTTAGAAGCTTTCAACTAACCTATTTAAATGTTGAGTCTACCTATAAACCAGTATAGAATTAATTTTCAGAACATAGAATATTAAAAGTTTATGACTAAACAGATTGAAAACAGTTGGTGCTCACTCATTCAGTGTTAgagttttttaaatgttgcaaGTTAtctcatttgggaaaaaatatgaaggaataaCCACCTCAAGTTCTTAATCTCTATTTAAAGTTCATGAAAATGTGTATCACAATATGAGTTTATAATCCAATGGCAATTATTTCGATGTGATAGATTAAAAGTATAACGATTCAGCAAACATGACTGCTAAGCATTTCGgggaattttaataaatgtttttttctggtttcttgctttttaaattctttttaagatCTGTGGATGCTCTATATCTGAGATTCATTTAAGAATGACAACTTGATTGTTGTTACTTAAAACATTCACTTATGTGTTTTGAGGAGGAGATTTTAAGGCCCTGCCAAATTTCTGCCATGTTGGAGCATGCTCTGGGGATTGTCTGAAAGAAGAAAGCCAAAACCCAGGGAAGTAATCTCAACCAAACTTTGTGCATAACTTCTTTCTCAAGTACACTTCTGTGTCAAGGACTACTTGACTCCAGGATATATAAATTGAGGTATTGATTGATGATGTCTGATAAATGAATTTGCTCAGCGCTGTCAGATATTTGATAGGCAGTTGATGAGTTTGATGTAGTTTATTAACTTTTGAGCATATAGGTCAGAATTTCAAAGGTTTAATGGGTTTAGAGTTTTACTTGCACTTTATACAATTGGCCATTTGCCTTCCTTTCCTAAGTGTGGAAAAGGACCAagatgtagatgcaaaaatcttaacTTTGAAAATTGGCTGAATTGTATACATCAAAAACAGATTTGTCATCTTGTGGagaatattttatactattttattttttaatttaatttaatttaattttactttttgagacagagtctcactccgtcgccccgggtagagtgcagaggtgtcatcatagcttactgcaacctcaaactcctgggctgaagggatcctcctgcctcaggctcctgagtagctgcaactacaggcatgtgccaccatgcccggctaattttttctatttttggtagagagaaggggggtctcactcttgcttaggctggtcttgaactcctgacctcaagtgatcctcccacctcagcctcccagagagctaggattataggcgtgagccaccactcttGGCCTATACtattttagtaaagaaaaatgtaaagatagGCTATTG
Protein-coding regions in this window:
- the SPRY2 gene encoding protein sprouty homolog 2; the protein is MEARAQSGNGSQPLLQAPRDTGRQRGEPDLRDTLTQQVHVLSLDQIRAIRNTNEYTEGPTVVPRPGLKPAPRPSTQHKHERLHGLPEHRQPPRLQHSQVHSSARAPLSRSISTVSSGSRSSTRTSTSSSSSEQRLLGPSFSGPVGDGIIRVQPKSELKPGELKPLSKEDLGLHAYRCEDCGKCKCKECTYPRPLPSDWICDKQCLCSAQNVIDYGTCVCCVKGLFYHCSNDDEDNCADNPCSCSQSHCCTRWSAMGVMSLFLPCLWCYLPAKGCLKLCQGCYDRVNRPGCRCKNSNTVCCKVPTVPPRNFEKPT